Proteins from a genomic interval of Oceanispirochaeta crateris:
- the rsmH gene encoding 16S rRNA (cytosine(1402)-N(4))-methyltransferase RsmH has product MEEQKYVHYSIMKEEVCSYLAPDKPGQLLVDCTMGEGGHSLEFLTRFPDLQVLGIDADPQIQERAKERLSSFADRVQFVNTYFDQYFRDHQGEPGPDRILMDLGISMFHYEKSGRGFTFSKDEPLDMRLNPDNPLSAYILVNDYEENDLANLLFEYGEERYSRRIARAIVRERTLAPIETAFQLAGIISGSVPSAYRHGRIHPATRSFQAIRIVVNDELGRLRSVLRDAVKALNPGGLIGVITFHSLEDRIVKHFFKDLHRDCICPPQQPRCSCGGARVVDVLTRKPVVPGQAEIRENPASRSSKFRVARRISEFWREADA; this is encoded by the coding sequence ATGGAAGAACAGAAGTACGTACATTATTCTATCATGAAAGAAGAAGTCTGTTCTTACCTGGCGCCGGATAAACCGGGACAGCTTCTTGTGGATTGCACCATGGGTGAAGGCGGACACTCTTTAGAATTTTTGACTAGATTTCCCGATCTTCAGGTTCTGGGTATTGATGCTGATCCGCAAATTCAGGAACGGGCTAAAGAACGGCTGTCTTCCTTTGCTGACAGAGTGCAGTTTGTGAATACTTATTTTGATCAGTATTTTCGCGATCATCAGGGAGAACCTGGGCCAGATAGAATCCTGATGGATCTGGGCATCAGTATGTTCCATTACGAAAAAAGCGGCAGAGGGTTTACCTTCAGCAAGGATGAACCACTTGATATGCGCCTCAATCCTGATAATCCGCTATCGGCCTATATCCTGGTGAATGATTACGAAGAAAATGATTTAGCTAATCTTCTCTTCGAATACGGTGAGGAGCGATATTCCAGACGGATCGCCAGAGCCATTGTCCGCGAAAGGACTCTCGCCCCCATAGAAACGGCTTTTCAGTTAGCCGGGATCATTTCCGGTTCTGTACCGTCTGCCTATAGGCATGGCCGCATTCATCCTGCTACTAGGTCTTTTCAGGCCATCCGGATTGTTGTTAATGATGAATTGGGCCGTCTTCGTTCTGTTTTGAGAGATGCTGTAAAAGCTCTTAATCCCGGAGGATTGATTGGAGTGATCACCTTTCATTCCCTGGAAGATCGGATCGTAAAACATTTTTTTAAAGACCTTCATCGGGACTGTATCTGTCCTCCCCAGCAGCCGCGCTGCAGTTGTGGGGGTGCCAGGGTTGTCGATGTTCTTACTCGTAAACCCGTAGTGCCCGGACAGGCCGAAATCAGGGAAAATCCGGCTTCGAGGAGTTCGAAGTTCAGGGTAGCTAGGAGAATTTCTGAGTTCTGGAGGGAAGCAGATGCTTAA
- a CDS encoding glycoside hydrolase family 57 protein, with product MIEHLKNKKGMISLVLHAHLPFVRHPEHERFLEEAWLFEALSETYLPLLRMFSRLDEDEIPFRLTISLSPTLTHMLQDDLLRQRYVNHLNMLIELAEKELIYTAGNPEEHRMAQMYHELYSLNLKEYEEVYERNILKKLKYYQDRGYLEIITTCATHSFLPHYQNYPEMIRAQILTGIESHDRVFSTQPKGLWLPECGYFPGVEEFIKPYGIQYFMSSAHGLLYSEDRPVNGLFAPIRCPNGVHAFARDRASSRAVWSATDGYPGDPVYRDFYRDLGFDRPLDYIAPYINCGVNRVNTGLKYFAITDKSDNKLIYDPEAAAVKAKEHADHFLDNRIRQCEALSQYMDRTPIIPCPYDAELFGHWWFEGPLFLEALIRKIHEKSDDVVLVTPTDYLKVYPQNQVTKPAFSSWGDKGYGQVWLDGNNDWIYRHTHKLIERMQELVNRFPDEKGLKERTLNQAAREVLLSQASDWPFIMKAGTTVPYARKRIKEHIHNFNFIYDSLSRNTIKTEWLTKLEKKDNIFPFLDYRVFRKDY from the coding sequence ATGATTGAGCATCTGAAAAATAAAAAAGGCATGATTTCTCTTGTCCTGCATGCTCATCTCCCCTTTGTGAGACATCCGGAGCATGAACGGTTTCTTGAAGAGGCCTGGTTGTTTGAAGCCCTGTCAGAAACCTATCTACCCCTGCTCAGGATGTTTTCCAGGCTAGATGAGGATGAAATCCCCTTCAGACTGACAATTTCATTGTCACCGACCCTTACCCATATGCTGCAGGATGATCTTTTGCGCCAGCGCTATGTTAATCATCTGAATATGCTGATAGAGCTTGCAGAGAAAGAACTGATTTATACAGCCGGAAATCCAGAAGAACATAGAATGGCACAGATGTACCATGAGCTGTATTCTCTGAATCTCAAGGAATACGAGGAAGTTTATGAACGAAACATCCTCAAAAAGCTTAAGTATTATCAGGATCGGGGGTATTTGGAAATCATTACCACCTGTGCCACCCACAGCTTCCTTCCTCATTATCAGAATTATCCTGAAATGATCAGAGCACAGATTCTGACCGGTATTGAGTCCCATGATCGCGTCTTTTCAACCCAGCCCAAGGGGCTCTGGCTGCCCGAGTGCGGGTATTTTCCGGGGGTTGAAGAGTTCATCAAGCCCTATGGAATTCAGTATTTTATGTCTTCGGCTCATGGGCTCCTCTATTCCGAGGACAGGCCGGTAAATGGGCTTTTTGCTCCTATCCGCTGTCCCAATGGTGTTCATGCCTTTGCCAGAGACAGAGCCTCATCAAGAGCCGTATGGTCTGCCACGGATGGTTATCCTGGAGATCCCGTATATCGTGATTTTTACAGAGACCTGGGTTTTGACAGGCCTCTGGATTATATAGCTCCATACATCAACTGCGGTGTTAACCGTGTGAATACGGGGCTTAAGTATTTTGCCATAACCGACAAATCAGATAATAAGCTCATTTACGATCCGGAGGCGGCTGCCGTCAAGGCTAAAGAGCATGCTGACCACTTCCTAGATAACAGGATCAGGCAGTGTGAAGCCCTGAGTCAGTACATGGATAGAACCCCTATTATTCCCTGTCCCTATGATGCGGAACTGTTTGGCCATTGGTGGTTTGAGGGACCTCTTTTTCTAGAGGCACTGATCCGGAAAATCCACGAGAAATCTGATGATGTTGTTCTTGTTACTCCCACGGATTATTTGAAAGTCTATCCTCAGAATCAGGTGACAAAACCTGCATTTTCAAGCTGGGGAGATAAGGGTTATGGTCAGGTCTGGCTGGATGGAAACAATGACTGGATCTACAGACATACTCATAAATTGATTGAGCGGATGCAGGAACTGGTGAATCGCTTTCCCGATGAGAAGGGGCTAAAAGAGAGGACCTTGAATCAGGCTGCGAGAGAAGTGCTGTTATCCCAGGCTTCAGACTGGCCTTTTATCATGAAAGCCGGAACCACCGTCCCCTACGCCAGAAAACGAATCAAAGAACATATTCATAATTTCAACTTCATATATGACTCGTTGTCCAGAAATACAATAAAGACCGAATGGCTGACCAAATTGGAGAAAAAAGACAATATTTTTCCCTTCCTCGACTATAGAGTTTTTAGGAAAGATTACTGA
- the mraZ gene encoding division/cell wall cluster transcriptional repressor MraZ — protein MHIMELSGKKWGKVEIRGIRGQFSTTLDDKGRMMLPAKLRAQVPMDSLVLTKSVDRCLWLFPVDHWERLVQGLSEKKSLFNDQYQMIYRRLIAPAEEIPVDKSGRIKLFPALMKSVGLSRDCSLIGMDDHIEIWDERVYEEYEEACSQSVKEGWSNLSGMGDLGL, from the coding sequence ATGCATATTATGGAATTAAGTGGAAAAAAGTGGGGGAAAGTGGAAATACGGGGAATTCGTGGCCAATTTAGTACAACTCTTGATGATAAAGGAAGGATGATGCTTCCTGCAAAGTTGAGAGCTCAGGTCCCTATGGATTCTCTTGTGTTGACAAAGAGTGTTGACCGATGTCTCTGGCTTTTTCCTGTAGATCACTGGGAACGTCTGGTTCAGGGACTCAGTGAAAAAAAATCTCTTTTCAATGATCAGTACCAGATGATTTATCGAAGGCTTATTGCTCCTGCAGAAGAGATTCCTGTTGATAAAAGCGGACGGATTAAACTTTTCCCCGCACTGATGAAGTCTGTCGGTTTGAGCCGAGACTGCTCCCTCATTGGTATGGATGACCATATCGAGATTTGGGATGAAAGAGTTTACGAAGAATATGAAGAGGCCTGCTCTCAGTCTGTGAAAGAGGGTTGGAGTAACTTGTCCGGCATGGGCGACCTGGGGTTATAG